In Helianthus annuus cultivar XRQ/B chromosome 9, HanXRQr2.0-SUNRISE, whole genome shotgun sequence, the following are encoded in one genomic region:
- the LOC110899917 gene encoding sugar transport protein 5: protein MEEEEEEICKTPLTNTVIVVCIVAGSSGVLYGYDTTVSGGVMMMTPFLEKFFPAVLAKMRDPKEDQYCLFDNHKLTAFIASMFIAGLMSSLLAGRVTRVIGRRFSLITSGILFITGNAFAVFADNVTTLLVGRLFVGFGIGFANQAAPVYITEMAPSKWRGALNTAFQFFVCLGAVIASLINLAANHSKSSHGWRLSLGCASVPATVLIIGALFIPDTPSSLIQRGKSDEALAALTKVRSTREGAEAELNDLINCNEAVRSNHEWHYKTLMQPRFRPHLVLTLLIAGFQQLTGIGMIAFYAPVVLRTIGLRTEGSLCGTLVIGVVNLASVFMSTCMVDNVGRRLMFLQGGLQIIFGHVFIACTLAIQSQGQYDELEDSYWIAVLVLMCLISSAFGWSWGPLTWLIPSEILPIEVRAAGTGIGVSTNFIMTFILTQCSMSMLCSMKYGLFFFYGAMTSLMTAVIGVFLPETKGVPLEFMDTVWCKHWYWKYVVTAQV from the exons atggaagaagaagaggaagaaataTGCAAAACACCTTTGACAAACACGGTTATAGTTGTTTGTATCGTCGCAGGTTCTTCTGGTGTATTGTACGGATATGATACTACGGTTTCTG GAGGGGTGATGATGATGACGCCATTCTTAGAAAAATTCTTCCCCGCGGTTCTAGCGAAGATGAGGGACCCCAAAGAAGACCAATACTGCTTGTTTGATAATCATAAATTAACCGCATTTATAGCATCCATGTTCATAGCGGGTTTGATGTCATCTTTGTTGGCCGGACGGGTTACACGTGTCATAGGACGCCGCTTTAGTTTGATTACCAGTGGAATCCTCTTCATAACGGGCAATGCCTTTGCGGTTTTTGCAGACAATGTTACTACACTCCTTGTGGGCCGCCTGTTCGTCGGCTTTGGCATCGGATTCGCAAATCAG GCTGCACCAGTATACATAACCGAAATGGCACCATCAAAATGGCGAGGAGCTCTAAACACAGCTTTTCAATTCTTCGTATGTTTGGGCGCCGTCATTGCCAGCTTAATAAACTTAGCCGCTAACCACTCGAAAAGCAGCCACGGTTGGCGGCTCTCGTTGGGGTGCGCCAGTGTACCAGCCACGGTCCTCATCATTGGGGCTTTATTTATCCCCGACACCCCATCAAGCTTGATCCAACGCGGGAAGAGTGACGAGGCCCTGGCCGCATTGACCAAGGTCCGGTCAACCAGGGAGGGGGCTGAAGCCGAGCTAAACGACTTGATTAACTGCAATGAGGCTGTGAGATCGAACCATGAGTGGCATTACAAGACACTAATGCAGCCTAGATTCAGGCCACATCTAGTGTTGACATTATTGATTGCAGGGTTTCAGCAGCTCACGGGGATCGGTATGATTGCTTTTTACGCACCTGTGGTGTTGAGGACGATAGGGTTGCGGACCGAAGGGTCTTTGTGTGGAACTTTAGTGATTGGAGTTGTGAATTTGGCATCTGTATTCATGTCAACTTGCATGGTTGATAATGTTGGAAGGAGGTTAATGTTTTTACAAGGTGGTTTGCAAATCATTTTTGGTCAT GTATTCATCGCATGCACACTTGCGATTCAATCACAAGGCCAGTATGACGAACTCGAGGATAGCTATTGGATCGCGGTGCTAGTGTTAATGTGTCTAATTTCATCAGCGTTTGGATGGTCATGGGGTCCACTTACTTGGCTTATCCCGAGTGAAATACTACCAATAGAGGTTCGTGCAGCTGGAACAGGCATCGGTGTCTCAACAAACTTCATTATGACTTTCATACTGACTCAGTGTTCAATGTCAATGCTATGTTCTATGAAATATGGTTTGTTCTTCTTCTACGGTGCCATGACGTCGCTGATGACGGCCGTTATCGGTGTTTTCTTGCCGGAGACCAAAGGAGTTCCCCTTGAGTTCATGGACACTGTTTGGTGTAAGCATTGGTATTGGAAGTATGTTGTTACCGCACAGGTTTGA
- the LOC110899918 gene encoding ubiquitin carboxyl-terminal hydrolase 4, producing the protein MGATGSKLEKALGDQFPEGERYFGLENFGNTCYCNSVLQALYFCVPFREQLLEYYGNGKNTGDVEENLLTCLAELFMQISTQKKKTGVIAPKRFVQRVKKENELFRGYMHQDAHEFLNFLLNDLVDILEKEAAKGPAEGLSPPQKIVNGPHGGHVNGVKKEPLVTWVHKNFQGILTNETRCLRCETVTARDETFLDLSLDIEQNSSITSCLKNFSSTETLNAEDKFFCDKCCSLQEAQKRMKIKKPPHILVIHLKRFKYMEQLGRYKKLSYRVVFPLELKLTNTMEDADCEYSLFAVVVHVGSGPNHGHYVSLVKSHNHWLFFDDENVEMIEESAIQTAFGSAQEYASNTDHGYILFYESLANNSS; encoded by the exons ATGGGCGCTACGGGGTCTAAGCTCGAGAAAGCTCTAGGAGACCAGTTTCCGGAAGGCGAACGGTATTTCGGACTTGAAAACTTCGGGAATACTTGCTATTGCAACAGCGTTTTGCAG GCCCTTTATTTCTGTGTTCCATTTCGTGAACAGCTTCTTGAATACTATGGAAACGGTAAAAATACAGGAGATGTGGAAGAGAATCTCCTTACTTGTTTAGCCGAATTGTTCATGCAG ATTAGTACACAAAAGAAGAAAACAGGTGTTATTGCTCCAAAGCGCTTTGTACAAAGAGTCAAGAAAGAAAATGAGCTATTCCGTGGTTACATGCATCAG GATGCACACGAGTTTTTGAACTTCTTGTTAAACGATCTTGTTGACATACTAGAGAAAGAAGCAGCAAAAGGTCCAGCAGAAGGTTTATCACCTCCTCAAAAGATTGTTAACGGGCCACATGGTGGTCATGTCAACGGTGTAAAGAAAGAGCCCCTAGTTACCTGGGTTCACAAAAACTTTCAA GGTATACTCACGAATGAGACAAGGTGTTTAAGGTGCGAGACCGTGACTGCAAGAGACGAGACTTTCTTAGATCTAAGCCTTGATATAGAGCAGAACAGTTCAATCACAAGTTGTTTAAAAAACTTCAGCTCCACCGAAACCTTGAACGCTGAGGATAAGTTTTTCTGTGATAAATGCTGCAG TTTGCAGGAAGCACAAAAGAGGATGAAGATTAAAAAACCGCCCCATATTTTGGTTATACATTTAAAACGTTTCAAGTACATGGAACAACTCGGTAGGTACAAAAAACTATCGTATCGCGTGGTGTTCCCTCTGGAGCTAAAGCTGACAAACACCATGGAAGACGCAGACTGTGAGTATTCTTTATTCGCGGTGGTGGTTCATGTCGGCAGTGGGCCCAATCATGGCCATTATGTGAGTCTGGTGAAAAGCCACAACCACTGGCTATTTTTTGACGATGAGAATGTGGAGATGATTGAAGAATCGGCTATTCAGACTGCCTTTGGTTCAGCTCAGGAGTATGCAAGTAACACTGATCATGGGTATATTCTTTTCTATGAGAGCCTTGCTAACAACTCGAGCTGA